In a single window of the Vicinamibacterales bacterium genome:
- the rpmB gene encoding 50S ribosomal protein L28: MAKRCEVCNKGPVVGRKISHAHNVSARRFEPNLQRVRAMINGGVRRLRVCTRCLRSGKVVKAA, encoded by the coding sequence ATGGCGAAGCGCTGCGAAGTCTGTAACAAGGGGCCGGTCGTCGGCCGCAAGATCAGTCACGCCCACAACGTGTCCGCGCGCCGGTTCGAGCCGAACCTGCAGCGGGTGCGGGCGATGATCAACGGTGGCGTCCGCCGGCTGCGCGTCTGCACCCGTTGCCTGCGGTCGGGCAAGGTCGTCAAGGCGGCGTAG
- the lspA gene encoding signal peptidase II produces the protein MIPPADDRAPALELPQRPPLMRLAELSAIGTVVVVDQLSKFLVRSTIPLYAKRTIIPRLLDFTHVQNTGAAFGVLNAADFPYKSALMIGIAALALVAISLYARQLGSHEKLSRYGLALILGGAFGNLIDRAIAGHVVDFVDVYWGDAHFWAFNVADAAITVGAILVLIEMVGFGRRHAPQAA, from the coding sequence GTGATCCCGCCGGCCGACGATCGCGCCCCGGCCCTGGAGCTGCCGCAGCGTCCGCCGCTGATGCGCCTCGCCGAACTGTCGGCGATTGGCACCGTCGTCGTCGTGGATCAACTGAGCAAGTTCCTGGTGCGCTCGACCATCCCGCTCTACGCGAAGCGGACGATCATCCCGCGGCTGCTCGATTTCACGCACGTGCAGAACACCGGCGCCGCGTTCGGCGTACTCAATGCGGCGGACTTTCCCTACAAGTCGGCGCTGATGATCGGTATCGCGGCGCTGGCGCTCGTGGCGATTTCCCTCTACGCCCGCCAGCTCGGCTCGCACGAGAAGCTGTCGCGCTACGGCCTCGCGCTCATTCTCGGCGGCGCGTTCGGCAATCTGATCGACCGCGCCATCGCCGGACACGTCGTCGACTTCGTGGACGTCTACTGGGGCGACGCCCACTTCTGGGCGTTCAACGTCGCCGACGCGGCGATTACCGTCGGCGCCATCCTGGTGCTGATCGAGATGGTCGGGTTCGGACGGCGGCATGCACCGCAGGCAGCGTGA
- a CDS encoding RidA family protein, which translates to MREAISTPDAPAAIGPYSQAIRAGNLLFLSGQIPLDPKTGQLVDGGIEAQTRQVFRNIEAILKAAGASFDHVVSASVFLADMNQFGTVNEIYATHFSSPAPARATVQVARLPKDSLVEIQVTAAL; encoded by the coding sequence ATGCGCGAAGCCATCTCCACACCTGACGCACCTGCCGCCATCGGGCCGTATTCGCAGGCCATCAGGGCCGGGAATCTGCTCTTCCTATCAGGCCAGATCCCGCTCGATCCGAAGACGGGCCAGCTCGTCGACGGCGGGATCGAGGCACAGACCCGTCAGGTGTTCCGCAACATCGAGGCGATTCTCAAGGCAGCCGGAGCCTCCTTCGACCACGTCGTCTCGGCGTCGGTGTTCCTCGCCGACATGAACCAGTTCGGCACCGTCAACGAAATCTACGCCACGCACTTCTCGTCGCCTGCCCCCGCCAGAGCGACCGTGCAGGTCGCCCGCCTCCCGAAAGACAGCCTGGTCGAGATCCAGGTCACCGCGGCCCTCTGA
- a CDS encoding TraR/DksA family transcriptional regulator yields the protein MSGHNAAKAQGRQAMDPVRYSELKGILEERRREIMSEVQGRMRDVRAEGANGAVQGVLDAAESSELDIQDEIEFALIQMKAETLHKIDEALRRLEEATYGYCFECGDEVSEKRLRALPFAVRCKDCEEAREVKQQRDRLMAQRRGAASLFIDMQG from the coding sequence ATGAGCGGTCATAACGCGGCAAAGGCACAGGGGCGACAGGCGATGGACCCTGTTCGGTATAGCGAACTGAAGGGGATCCTCGAAGAGCGCCGCCGGGAAATCATGAGCGAGGTGCAGGGCCGGATGCGAGACGTCCGCGCGGAGGGTGCCAACGGCGCCGTCCAGGGCGTGCTCGACGCAGCCGAGAGCTCTGAGCTGGATATTCAGGACGAAATCGAATTCGCACTGATTCAGATGAAGGCCGAGACGCTGCACAAGATCGACGAGGCGCTCCGGCGTCTCGAAGAGGCCACCTACGGCTACTGTTTCGAGTGCGGCGACGAAGTCAGCGAGAAGCGGCTGCGGGCGCTCCCGTTCGCGGTCCGCTGCAAGGACTGCGAGGAAGCCCGCGAAGTCAAGCAGCAGCGCGATCGCCTGATGGCGCAGCGCCGGGGCGCCGCCTCGCTGTTCATCGACATGCAGGGTTGA
- a CDS encoding histone deacetylase: MTVVYSPAYELSLPGHIWPTTKYRLVAGRIASRVALAEPAAASWEQLALAHTGEYLQRLRDEQLTPAEIATLELPWRAGMADVFRLMAGGTLDAARAALSGGLAAHLGGGLHHAFANHGEGFCPVNDVAVAVRTLQGSSEIRRAAIVDLDVHHGNGTAMIFERDAGVFTFSMHQQHNYPLFKPRSDLDIGLADGSGDRAYLGRLAAALPQVMASRPDLVVYLAGADPYEHDRLGGLALTKEGLRQRDRLVVAAARRARTPLVTVLAGGYAAEPADTVDIHVATIEVMLDAANAA; the protein is encoded by the coding sequence GTGACGGTCGTCTATTCGCCGGCCTACGAACTCTCGCTTCCCGGCCACATCTGGCCGACGACGAAATACCGTCTCGTTGCCGGCCGCATCGCCTCCCGCGTCGCCCTCGCCGAACCGGCGGCGGCGTCGTGGGAACAGCTGGCGCTCGCCCACACCGGCGAGTACCTGCAGCGGCTGCGCGACGAACAGCTGACGCCGGCCGAGATCGCGACGCTCGAGCTTCCCTGGCGCGCCGGCATGGCCGACGTGTTTCGCCTGATGGCGGGCGGCACGCTCGATGCGGCCCGCGCCGCGCTCTCCGGGGGGCTGGCGGCTCACCTGGGCGGCGGACTGCATCACGCCTTCGCCAATCACGGCGAAGGCTTCTGCCCCGTCAACGACGTGGCCGTGGCCGTTCGGACACTGCAGGGTTCGTCGGAGATCCGGCGCGCCGCGATTGTCGATCTCGACGTGCACCACGGCAACGGCACCGCCATGATCTTCGAGCGCGACGCCGGCGTGTTCACCTTCTCGATGCACCAGCAGCACAACTACCCGCTGTTCAAGCCGCGGAGCGACCTCGACATCGGGCTCGCCGACGGCAGCGGCGACCGCGCCTATCTCGGCCGCCTTGCCGCTGCGCTGCCCCAGGTGATGGCGAGCCGTCCGGATCTGGTGGTGTATCTGGCCGGCGCCGATCCGTACGAGCACGATCGACTCGGCGGACTCGCGCTGACCAAGGAGGGGTTGCGGCAGCGCGACCGCCTCGTCGTGGCCGCTGCCCGTCGCGCGCGGACGCCGCTCGTGACCGTGCTGGCGGGCGGATACGCGGCCGAGCCCGCCGACACCGTCGACATCCACGTCGCCACCATCGAGGTGATGCTCGACGCCGCGAACGCGGCGTAG
- the ileS gene encoding isoleucine--tRNA ligase, whose translation MADWKDTLNLPRTGFPMKANLPTAEPEMLERWAGIDLYGQIRKARRGAPRFVLHDGPPYANGQIHLGTALNKILKDFVVKSRTMAGFDSPYVPGYDCHGLPIELKVDRELGSKKREMSMADFRRACRAYAERFIGVMTKEFQRLAIFGDWDHPYLTMNFKYQAAIARALGRFVEKGLVYKGKKPVHWCIHCRTALAEAEVEYEAHSSPSIYVEFPLSPDSSGEIARRIPELSGRDVSVLIWTTTPWTIPSNLAIAFHPDFDYAAYEVGNRAVIVAEALATRVADAAGTTFGAPVARFKGALLEHIRFQHPLYPRVSLGVLADYVTLDTGTGAVHTAPGHGADDFITGVRYGLDIYAPVGPGGHFLDTVDMFAGQRVFDANPHVEAALKERSRLWHRADFEHQYPHCWRCHNPVIFLATSQWFIRMDGEPAIETSSGRKTLRAAGLEAVDRDVKWIPAWGRDRLYNMLANRPDWCISRQRAWGVPIPAVDCAACGEAVLTPALVDRAASVFDEYGADAWYERPIEEFLPAGLACPSCGGTSFERERDILDVWFDSGSSHEAVLPFYPDLRWPAEMYLEGSDQHRGWFQSSLLVGLGTRGRPPFSEVLTHGFLIDVDGRKMSKSVGNVILPQDVIKESGAEILRLWVAMSDFREELRVGKQILARVIEAYRKFRNTLRYLASNLYDFDPAADRVPAADLAEVDRYILSKYGAMADAVVRAYRTYDYPTIFQTLNQFLTVDLSAFYADVSKDRLYTLAAGSRERRSAQTAMSLMADGLARLLAPILPVTADELWKHLPPAANREPSVHLTLFPPDGAALVQAEVDERWDRLRAIRDEVNRALEAARQEKAIGTSLQAHVRLSAGGQAAALLSRHDADLPMLFIVSQITLQTSTSDEVSVSIVRADGQKCDRCWRTVTDVAKDGQFTGLCSRCVEALTTGDGKVLA comes from the coding sequence ATGGCCGACTGGAAAGACACGCTCAACCTGCCCCGGACGGGGTTCCCGATGAAGGCGAACCTGCCGACGGCCGAACCGGAGATGCTCGAGCGGTGGGCAGGCATCGATCTGTATGGGCAGATCCGGAAGGCCAGGCGCGGCGCCCCCCGCTTCGTGCTGCACGACGGACCGCCGTATGCCAACGGACAGATCCATCTCGGCACCGCCCTCAACAAGATCCTGAAGGACTTCGTCGTCAAGTCGCGGACCATGGCGGGATTCGACTCGCCGTACGTGCCGGGCTACGACTGCCACGGCCTGCCGATCGAGCTCAAGGTCGATCGCGAGCTGGGCTCGAAGAAGCGCGAGATGAGCATGGCCGACTTCCGCCGTGCCTGCCGCGCCTACGCCGAGCGGTTCATCGGGGTGATGACGAAGGAGTTCCAGCGCCTCGCCATCTTCGGCGACTGGGACCACCCGTACCTGACCATGAACTTCAAGTACCAGGCGGCGATCGCCCGGGCGCTGGGCCGGTTCGTGGAGAAGGGGCTGGTCTACAAAGGGAAGAAGCCGGTGCACTGGTGCATCCACTGCCGCACCGCGCTCGCGGAAGCCGAAGTGGAGTACGAGGCGCACTCGTCGCCGTCGATCTACGTGGAGTTCCCGCTCTCGCCCGACAGCAGCGGAGAAATCGCCCGCCGCATTCCGGAACTGAGCGGCCGCGACGTCTCGGTGCTGATCTGGACGACGACCCCCTGGACGATCCCGTCGAACCTGGCGATCGCGTTCCACCCCGATTTCGACTACGCCGCCTACGAGGTCGGCAACCGTGCGGTGATCGTGGCCGAGGCGCTCGCCACACGGGTGGCCGACGCCGCAGGCACGACGTTCGGCGCTCCCGTCGCGCGCTTCAAGGGGGCGCTGCTCGAGCACATCCGGTTCCAGCATCCGCTGTACCCGCGCGTGTCGCTCGGCGTGCTGGCCGACTACGTGACCCTCGACACCGGCACCGGCGCCGTGCACACCGCGCCCGGCCACGGCGCCGACGACTTCATCACCGGCGTCCGCTATGGCCTCGACATCTATGCCCCGGTCGGACCGGGCGGACACTTTCTCGACACCGTCGACATGTTCGCCGGACAGCGCGTGTTCGACGCCAATCCGCACGTCGAAGCCGCGCTGAAAGAGCGCTCGCGGCTCTGGCACCGCGCCGATTTCGAGCACCAGTACCCGCACTGCTGGCGCTGCCACAACCCGGTGATCTTTCTCGCGACGTCGCAGTGGTTCATCCGAATGGACGGCGAGCCGGCCATCGAGACGTCGAGCGGACGAAAGACGCTGCGGGCGGCGGGACTCGAGGCGGTCGATCGCGACGTGAAGTGGATTCCAGCCTGGGGCCGGGATCGGCTCTACAACATGCTCGCCAACCGGCCGGACTGGTGCATTTCGCGGCAGCGCGCCTGGGGCGTGCCGATTCCCGCGGTCGACTGCGCGGCCTGCGGCGAGGCCGTCCTCACGCCGGCGCTCGTCGATCGCGCGGCATCCGTGTTCGACGAATACGGGGCCGATGCCTGGTACGAGCGACCGATCGAGGAATTCCTCCCCGCCGGACTGGCCTGTCCGTCCTGCGGCGGCACGTCGTTCGAACGGGAGCGCGACATCCTCGACGTCTGGTTCGATTCCGGATCGAGCCACGAGGCCGTCCTCCCCTTCTACCCGGATCTGCGCTGGCCGGCCGAGATGTACCTGGAAGGCAGCGACCAGCACCGCGGCTGGTTCCAGAGTTCGCTGCTGGTCGGCCTGGGCACGCGCGGGCGGCCGCCGTTCAGCGAAGTGCTGACGCACGGGTTCCTGATTGACGTCGATGGCCGCAAGATGTCGAAGTCGGTCGGCAACGTCATCCTGCCGCAGGACGTCATCAAGGAGAGCGGCGCCGAGATCCTGCGGCTGTGGGTGGCGATGAGCGATTTCCGCGAGGAGCTGCGCGTCGGCAAGCAGATTCTCGCGCGCGTCATCGAGGCCTACCGCAAGTTCCGCAACACCCTGCGCTATCTCGCCTCGAACCTGTACGATTTCGATCCGGCGGCCGATCGCGTGCCGGCTGCGGATCTCGCAGAGGTCGATCGCTACATCCTCTCGAAGTACGGCGCCATGGCCGACGCCGTGGTGCGGGCCTATCGGACCTACGACTACCCGACCATCTTCCAGACGCTGAACCAGTTCCTGACCGTCGACTTGAGCGCGTTCTACGCGGATGTCTCGAAGGACCGCCTCTACACCCTCGCGGCGGGCTCGCGCGAACGCCGATCCGCGCAGACGGCGATGTCCCTGATGGCCGACGGACTGGCGCGGCTGCTGGCGCCGATCCTGCCGGTGACGGCGGACGAACTGTGGAAGCACCTGCCGCCTGCGGCGAACCGCGAACCGAGCGTCCACCTGACGCTGTTTCCGCCTGACGGCGCGGCGCTGGTGCAGGCGGAGGTCGACGAGCGATGGGATCGGCTGCGGGCCATCCGCGACGAGGTGAACCGTGCGCTGGAGGCGGCCCGGCAGGAGAAGGCCATCGGGACGTCGCTGCAGGCCCACGTCCGCCTGAGCGCGGGCGGCCAGGCGGCGGCGCTGCTGTCGCGACACGACGCAGACCTGCCGATGCTTTTCATCGTGTCGCAGATCACCCTGCAGACGAGCACCTCCGACGAGGTCAGCGTCTCGATCGTCCGCGCCGACGGGCAGAAATGCGATCGGTGCTGGCGGACGGTGACTGACGTGGCGAAGGACGGTCAGTTCACCGGCCTCTGCAGCCGCTGCGTCGAGGCGCTGACGACTGGTGACGGCAAGGTGCTCGCGTGA
- a CDS encoding TGS domain-containing protein, translating to QIRTAEMHRVAEEGIAAHWKYKEGRQGAGRDEQYFVWLRQLLEFQQEVRDPQEFLQNLKIELYPEEVYIFTPAGEVKALPRDATPVDFAYAIHTDVGHQCVGSRVNGKMVPLRTRLRNGDIVQVITAPGHNPSRDWLNFVTTSRARNKIKHYIHAEEKSRSLDLGKKVFEKEARRYGLSPKGLLDGDTLAPALSEYGFSKAEELFVALGYGKLAIKSVLAKLVPQEQLKEAPESSGPIAQVANVVRRVLGPAEDKIKVRGFDDLMVFRARCCNPIRGEKIVGYITRGKGVSVHSAACPNVTNLLYDPDRKIDVEWDKGTDVAPYTVRLSLHVEDRKGILADVTSKIAGINTNIRNVEATSDADQRGRIDMTVEISDVKHLQRVMKSLRSVDGVVDVERASR from the coding sequence CCAGATCCGCACCGCCGAGATGCACCGCGTCGCCGAGGAAGGGATCGCCGCGCACTGGAAGTACAAGGAAGGACGGCAGGGGGCCGGCCGCGACGAGCAGTACTTCGTGTGGCTGCGGCAGCTCCTCGAGTTCCAGCAGGAGGTCCGCGACCCGCAGGAGTTCCTGCAGAACCTCAAGATCGAGCTGTACCCCGAGGAGGTCTACATCTTCACGCCGGCCGGCGAAGTGAAGGCCCTGCCGCGCGACGCGACGCCGGTCGACTTCGCCTACGCGATTCACACCGATGTCGGCCACCAGTGCGTCGGCTCGCGGGTCAACGGCAAGATGGTGCCGCTGCGCACCCGGCTGCGTAACGGCGACATCGTGCAGGTGATCACGGCGCCCGGACACAACCCGAGCCGCGACTGGCTCAATTTCGTGACGACGTCCCGCGCCCGCAACAAGATCAAGCACTACATCCATGCCGAGGAGAAGTCGCGCAGCCTCGATCTCGGGAAGAAGGTGTTCGAGAAGGAAGCACGGCGCTACGGGCTGAGCCCCAAGGGCCTGCTCGACGGCGACACCCTCGCGCCGGCGCTGAGCGAGTACGGCTTCTCCAAGGCGGAGGAGCTGTTCGTCGCACTCGGTTACGGCAAGCTGGCGATCAAGAGCGTGCTGGCGAAGCTCGTGCCGCAGGAACAGCTGAAGGAGGCCCCCGAGTCGTCGGGGCCGATCGCGCAGGTGGCCAACGTCGTCCGCCGCGTGCTCGGGCCGGCGGAAGACAAGATCAAGGTCCGCGGCTTCGACGATCTCATGGTGTTCCGCGCCCGCTGCTGCAACCCGATCCGCGGCGAGAAGATCGTCGGCTACATCACGCGCGGCAAGGGCGTTTCGGTGCACTCGGCGGCGTGCCCCAACGTGACGAACCTGCTGTACGACCCGGATCGAAAGATCGACGTCGAGTGGGACAAGGGGACCGACGTCGCGCCGTACACGGTACGCCTCAGCCTGCACGTCGAGGACCGCAAGGGGATCCTTGCCGACGTGACGTCGAAGATCGCCGGCATCAACACCAATATCCGCAACGTCGAGGCGACCTCCGACGCCGATCAACGGGGACGGATCGACATGACGGTCGAGATCAGCGACGTCAAGCACCTGCAGCGGGTGATGAAGTCGCTGCGCAGCGTCGACGGTGTGGTGGACGTGGAACGCGCGTCGCGGTAG
- a CDS encoding RluA family pseudouridine synthase gives MTTIRVEVPPDQDGARLDAFLASAIPDRSRSQIQKLIKDGRVAGPPGTFRASTPVRCGQAYEVEVPALTEPKALPEDIPLPILYEDADVVVVDKPAGMVVHPAAGHPDGTLVNALLHHVDDLSGVGGELRPGIVHRLDRGTSGVMIAAKHDAAHQELARQFHDREIDKEYVALVWGVVQQGRRIDAPIGRDPGDRQKMSTRARRARSAVTRVTRAEHLRGASLLQLVIATGRTHQIRVHLSVIGHPVVGDATYGGVHRRVPHDLRAVQRLNRPFLHAARIAFTHPGDGRRMEFTAPLPDDLRSVLDEIRERQAPAEEQT, from the coding sequence ATGACGACGATACGCGTCGAGGTGCCGCCCGATCAGGACGGCGCGCGCCTGGATGCGTTCCTGGCGTCGGCGATTCCTGATCGATCGCGCTCGCAGATCCAGAAACTCATCAAGGATGGCCGCGTCGCCGGGCCGCCCGGCACGTTCCGCGCGAGCACGCCCGTGCGGTGCGGTCAGGCGTACGAGGTCGAGGTGCCGGCGCTCACCGAGCCGAAAGCGCTGCCCGAGGACATCCCGCTGCCCATCCTGTACGAAGACGCGGATGTCGTGGTCGTGGACAAACCCGCCGGGATGGTCGTGCATCCCGCGGCCGGACATCCCGACGGCACACTGGTCAACGCGCTGCTCCACCATGTCGACGATTTGAGCGGCGTCGGAGGCGAACTGCGTCCCGGAATCGTGCATCGGCTCGATCGCGGGACCTCAGGGGTGATGATCGCGGCGAAGCACGACGCCGCCCACCAGGAGCTGGCGCGGCAGTTCCACGACCGCGAGATCGACAAGGAATACGTCGCGCTGGTGTGGGGTGTCGTGCAGCAGGGCCGCCGCATCGACGCGCCGATCGGCCGGGATCCCGGCGACCGGCAGAAGATGTCGACGCGCGCCCGACGCGCGAGGAGCGCGGTGACCCGGGTGACCAGGGCCGAGCACCTCCGCGGCGCCTCACTGCTGCAGCTCGTGATCGCCACGGGACGGACGCATCAGATCCGGGTTCACCTGAGCGTCATCGGCCATCCCGTCGTGGGGGACGCGACCTATGGCGGCGTCCATCGCCGGGTCCCGCACGACCTGCGAGCCGTCCAGCGTTTGAACCGGCCGTTCCTGCACGCGGCGCGCATCGCCTTCACCCACCCTGGCGACGGCCGGCGCATGGAATTCACGGCACCCCTGCCCGACGACCTGCGCTCCGTCCTCGACGAAATCCGGGAGCGGCAGGCTCCCGCCGAGGAACAGACGTAG
- a CDS encoding NUDIX hydrolase: MGDAETLNSERVFSGKVFDVDRNQVTMPNGRTVTLDVVRHPASVVIAPVPEPGRIILIRQFRYPVNRFLWELPAGSIDAGERPEQAARRECHEEIGLVPQTVVRLTALYPTPGYCDEEMIFFRASALEKSDEPAHADEDEDIEVRTFELRDVRDMVRRGEIVDMKTIVALSLL, from the coding sequence ATGGGCGATGCAGAGACGCTGAATTCCGAACGCGTGTTCAGTGGCAAGGTCTTCGACGTCGATCGCAATCAGGTCACGATGCCGAACGGCCGCACCGTGACGCTCGACGTGGTGCGGCATCCCGCGTCGGTCGTCATCGCACCGGTGCCGGAGCCCGGCAGGATCATCCTCATCCGGCAGTTCCGGTATCCGGTGAACCGCTTCCTGTGGGAGCTGCCGGCGGGCAGCATCGATGCCGGCGAACGCCCGGAGCAAGCGGCGCGCCGCGAGTGCCACGAAGAGATCGGGCTCGTCCCCCAGACGGTGGTCCGCCTGACCGCGCTCTATCCGACGCCGGGCTACTGCGACGAAGAGATGATCTTCTTTCGCGCGTCGGCTCTGGAGAAGAGCGACGAGCCGGCGCACGCCGACGAAGACGAAGACATCGAGGTCCGTACGTTCGAGTTGCGCGACGTCCGCGACATGGTGCGCCGCGGCGAGATCGTCGACATGAAGACGATCGTCGCGCTGTCGCTGCTGTAG
- the lon gene encoding endopeptidase La: MSETDQGRPAEESSELDRPPQIPPDLPVLPLRDTVLFPNSFMPLAVAREASVRLVEEANTAGQLIGVFTQREAALEEPLQDDLYPVGTVTHIHKMFKLPDGSLRLIVQGLARVQLGRVGQSRPYLRAEVTLAPDILRDEDHLEIDALQRNIKSNFQQVVSLSPLLSDDLQTLAANITDPGKLADFIASSLATIGTPIKQEILSTLDVRARMDALNRILIKELEVLELGSKIQSQVQSEVGKNQREYFLREQMKAIQKELGEGDEQAKEIEDLRAKIEAVGMPDPVKKEALRELERLSKMPVAAAEYTVSRTYVDWLVALPWAKRTDDAINLVRTKQVLDADHSGLDKVKDRVLEYLAVRKLNPDVKGPILCFLGPPGVGKTSLARSIANSLGRKFVRVSLGGMRDEAEIRGHRRTYIGALPGQIIQGIRRAESKNPVFILDEIDKLGSDFRGDPASALLEVLDPEQNNTFRDHYLDVPFDLSEVLFLTTANVLDPIPPALRDRMEVLELAGYTEEEKLAIAFEHLIGKQVKNHGLTPEQLEFTREAIASVIRGYTREAGVRNLEREIGALCRKVARRRAEGDEANVSITPDLVVQMLGAPSFLDEEIEDRTKDPGVAVGLAWTPAGGEVLFVEASRMQGGGLLTLTGHLGDVMKESARTALSWFRAHAQQYGVDPAFYKDSEIHLHVPSGAVPKDGPSAGVTMVSALASQLTGRRVRGDLAMTGEISLSGRVLPVGGVKEKVLAARRHGITELILPRQNEKNVKEDLGEELRRELTIHYVADIVEVLAIALQPSAAQTRVPMPVAPDAQPV; the protein is encoded by the coding sequence ATGAGTGAGACCGATCAGGGGCGGCCAGCCGAGGAAAGTTCCGAGCTCGACCGCCCGCCCCAGATTCCCCCCGATCTGCCGGTTCTGCCGCTTCGCGACACGGTTCTCTTCCCCAATTCGTTCATGCCGCTCGCGGTGGCGCGCGAGGCCTCGGTGCGCCTCGTCGAGGAGGCCAACACCGCCGGCCAGCTGATCGGCGTGTTCACGCAGCGCGAGGCGGCGCTCGAAGAACCGCTGCAGGACGACCTCTATCCGGTCGGGACCGTCACCCACATCCACAAGATGTTCAAGCTGCCCGACGGCAGCCTCCGGCTGATTGTCCAGGGGCTGGCGCGCGTGCAACTGGGCCGTGTCGGCCAGTCGCGCCCGTATCTGCGCGCCGAGGTCACCCTCGCCCCCGACATCCTGCGGGACGAGGACCATCTCGAAATCGACGCGCTGCAGCGCAATATCAAGAGCAACTTCCAGCAGGTGGTGTCGCTCTCCCCTCTGCTCTCCGACGACCTCCAGACCCTGGCGGCGAACATCACCGATCCCGGCAAGCTGGCTGATTTCATCGCGTCGAGCCTGGCCACCATCGGCACGCCGATCAAGCAGGAGATCCTCTCCACCCTCGACGTGCGCGCCCGGATGGATGCGCTCAACCGGATCCTCATCAAGGAGCTCGAAGTGCTCGAGCTCGGCTCCAAGATCCAGTCGCAGGTGCAGTCGGAGGTCGGTAAGAACCAGCGCGAGTACTTCCTGCGCGAGCAGATGAAGGCGATCCAGAAGGAGCTCGGCGAGGGAGACGAGCAGGCCAAGGAAATCGAGGATCTGCGCGCCAAGATCGAAGCGGTCGGCATGCCGGACCCGGTGAAGAAGGAAGCGCTGCGCGAGCTCGAGCGTCTGTCGAAGATGCCGGTCGCCGCCGCCGAATACACCGTGTCGCGGACCTACGTCGACTGGCTCGTGGCGTTGCCGTGGGCCAAACGCACCGACGACGCGATCAATCTGGTGCGCACCAAGCAGGTGCTCGACGCCGACCACTCCGGCCTCGACAAGGTCAAGGATCGCGTGCTCGAGTACCTCGCCGTCCGCAAGCTCAATCCTGACGTCAAGGGGCCGATCCTCTGCTTCCTCGGGCCTCCCGGCGTCGGCAAGACGTCGCTCGCGCGCTCGATCGCCAACTCGCTCGGCCGCAAGTTCGTCCGGGTGTCGCTCGGCGGCATGCGCGACGAGGCCGAGATCCGCGGGCACCGCCGCACCTACATCGGTGCGCTGCCCGGCCAGATCATCCAGGGCATCCGGCGCGCCGAGTCGAAGAACCCGGTGTTCATCCTCGACGAGATCGACAAGCTCGGCTCCGACTTCCGCGGCGACCCGGCCTCGGCCCTGCTCGAAGTGCTCGACCCCGAGCAGAACAACACCTTCCGCGACCATTACCTCGACGTCCCGTTCGATCTCTCGGAAGTGCTTTTTCTGACCACCGCGAACGTGCTCGATCCGATTCCACCGGCGCTCCGCGACCGCATGGAAGTGCTGGAGTTGGCCGGCTACACCGAGGAAGAGAAGCTCGCCATCGCGTTCGAGCACCTCATCGGCAAGCAGGTCAAGAACCACGGGCTCACCCCCGAGCAACTGGAGTTCACGCGCGAGGCGATCGCCAGCGTCATCCGCGGCTATACCCGCGAGGCCGGCGTCCGTAACCTCGAACGCGAGATCGGGGCGCTCTGCCGCAAGGTCGCGCGCCGCCGCGCCGAGGGAGACGAGGCGAACGTGTCGATCACCCCCGACCTGGTCGTCCAGATGCTCGGCGCGCCGAGCTTCCTCGACGAGGAAATCGAAGACCGCACCAAGGACCCCGGCGTGGCCGTCGGCCTCGCCTGGACGCCGGCCGGCGGCGAAGTGCTGTTCGTCGAGGCGTCGAGAATGCAGGGGGGCGGCCTGCTGACCCTCACCGGCCACCTCGGCGACGTGATGAAGGAGTCGGCCCGTACCGCGCTGTCGTGGTTCCGCGCGCACGCCCAGCAGTACGGCGTCGATCCCGCCTTCTACAAGGATTCGGAAATCCACCTGCACGTCCCATCCGGCGCGGTGCCGAAGGACGGCCCCTCGGCGGGTGTCACCATGGTCAGCGCGCTGGCGTCGCAGCTCACCGGCCGCCGGGTGCGGGGCGATCTCGCCATGACCGGAGAGATTTCGCTGTCGGGCCGGGTCCTGCCGGTCGGCGGGGTCAAGGAGAAAGTGCTGGCGGCGCGCCGCCACGGGATTACCGAGTTGATCCTGCCGCGGCAGAACGAGAAGAACGTCAAGGAAGACCTCGGCGAGGAGCTCCGCCGCGAGCTGACGATCCACTACGTGGCCGACATCGTCGAAGTGCTTGCGATCGCGCTGCAGCCGAGCGCCGCGCAGACCCGTGTGCCGATGCCCGTCGCTCCCGACGCGCAGCCGGTGTGA